The following proteins come from a genomic window of Pseudochaenichthys georgianus chromosome 17, fPseGeo1.2, whole genome shotgun sequence:
- the LOC117462412 gene encoding eotaxin-like: MTNLVFVSLLMITILVSTASAQGGIASCCRKLLRTQVQREKLVTYYKQNKSACPINAVVFTTRNNKRICSNPNEVWTLTSMAYIDGKNWQLQRLT; the protein is encoded by the exons ATGACGAACCTCGTCTTTGTCTCGCTTCTCATGATCACTATCTTGGTGTCTACAGCCTCAGCTCAGG GTGGGATAGCCAGTTGTTGCCGAAAACTTTTAAGGACTCAGGTCCAGCGAGAAAAGCTGGTGACTTACTACAAACAAAATAAATCGGCATGTCCTATCAACGCAGTGGT ATTTACCACACGGAACAACAAAAGGATCTGCTCTAACCCCAATGAAGTGTGGACATTGACCAGCATGGCTTACATCGACGGAAAGAACTGGCAACTCCAACGTTTAACCTGA
- the LOC117462945 gene encoding C-C motif chemokine 26-like encodes MAPRGMIAVTTVLLCFILGLLGPAPTALGSHMGNACCTRYNRKPVPFQRIKGYREQTTKENCNIEAIIFYTVRKNEVCATQKDEWVRKTLELLSLKLKKMSSAASKTAMRKTVNPALKNDGGSFVSTTATFPHTTEDY; translated from the exons ATGGCTCCCAGAGGTATGATCGCCGTGACAACAGTCCTCCTCTGCTTCATCCTGGGCCTGCTCGGTCCAGCTCCAACTGCCC TGGGATCCCATATGGGCAATGCCTGTTGTACGAGATACAACAGGAAGCCAGTTCCCTTCCAGCGTATAAAGGGCTACAGAGAGCAAACCACCAAGGAAAACTGCAACATCGAGGCCATCAT TTTCTACACGGTTAGGAAGAATGAGGTATGTGCGACACAGAAGGATGAGTGGGTGAGGAAGACTCTTGAATTACTCAG TTTAAAACTGAAGAAGATGTCCTCTGCTGCAAGTAAAACTGCAATGAGGAAAACTGTAAACCCTGCGTTGAAGAATGATGGTGGATCTTTCGTCAGTACCACAGCAACCTTCCCACACACCACCGAGGACTATTAG